One genomic window of Polaromonas sp. SP1 includes the following:
- a CDS encoding phosphoglycerate kinase, whose protein sequence is MNFIRFSDLCASGKAAGQRVFIRADLNVPLGDNGHITEDTRIRASIPCIQMALDAGAAVMVTSHLGRPVEGEFKPADSLAPVAKRLGELMKRDVALVSGWVDGVDVKPGQLVMLENCRLNKGEKKNSEELARKMAALCDIFVHDAFGTAHRAEASTYGIAQYAPVASAGPLLAAEMDAISKALSSPRRPLVAIVAGSKVSTKLTILKALAANVDQLIVGGGIANTFMLAAGLKIGKSLAEADLLAEAKAVIDAMKARGAEVPIPTDVVTAKTFAADAPATVKAAADVADDDLILDIGPQTTARLAAQLKAAGTIVWNGPVGVFEFDAFAKGTEGIARAVADSSAFSIAGGGDTLAAIAKYGIEKQVDYISTGGGAFLEVLEGKTLPAFEILQKRAAG, encoded by the coding sequence ATGAACTTCATCCGTTTCTCCGACCTGTGCGCCAGCGGCAAGGCTGCCGGCCAGCGCGTTTTCATCCGTGCCGACCTCAACGTGCCGCTGGGTGACAACGGCCACATCACGGAAGACACGCGCATCCGCGCTTCGATTCCCTGCATCCAGATGGCGCTGGACGCCGGTGCGGCGGTGATGGTGACGTCCCACCTCGGGCGGCCCGTGGAGGGTGAATTCAAGCCGGCGGATTCGCTGGCGCCGGTGGCCAAACGGCTGGGCGAGCTGATGAAGCGCGACGTTGCGCTGGTGTCCGGCTGGGTCGATGGCGTGGATGTGAAACCCGGCCAGCTGGTGATGCTGGAGAACTGCCGCCTCAACAAAGGCGAGAAGAAAAACAGCGAAGAGCTGGCTCGCAAGATGGCCGCACTTTGCGATATTTTTGTGCACGACGCTTTCGGCACGGCGCACCGCGCCGAGGCCTCCACCTATGGCATTGCGCAATACGCGCCGGTGGCCAGCGCCGGCCCGCTGCTGGCCGCCGAGATGGACGCCATCTCCAAGGCCCTGTCCAGCCCCCGCAGGCCGCTGGTCGCCATCGTGGCCGGCAGCAAGGTCTCGACCAAGCTCACCATCCTCAAAGCCCTGGCGGCCAATGTCGACCAGCTCATCGTGGGCGGCGGCATCGCCAACACCTTCATGCTGGCCGCCGGTTTGAAAATCGGCAAAAGCCTGGCCGAAGCCGACCTGCTGGCCGAGGCCAAAGCCGTGATCGACGCCATGAAAGCGCGCGGCGCCGAGGTGCCGATTCCGACGGATGTGGTCACCGCCAAAACCTTTGCCGCCGACGCGCCGGCCACCGTCAAGGCGGCTGCCGACGTTGCCGATGACGACCTGATCCTGGACATCGGCCCGCAAACCACCGCGCGGCTGGCAGCGCAACTCAAGGCGGCCGGCACCATCGTCTGGAACGGCCCGGTCGGCGTGTTTGAATTCGACGCGTTCGCCAAAGGCACCGAAGGCATCGCGCGCGCCGTGGCCGACAGCAGCGCGTTTTCCATTGCCGGCGGCGGCGACACCCTGGCCGCCATCGCCAAGTACGGCATTGAAAAGCAGGTCGACTACATCTCGACCGGCGGCGGCGCTTTCCTTGAAGTGCTGGAAGGCAAGACGCTGCCGGCCTTCGAAATCCTGCAAAAACGCGCTGCGGGTTGA
- the pyk gene encoding pyruvate kinase translates to MQRRGTKIVATLGPASSDPALLEQMIRAGVNCVRLNFSHGTAQDHIDRAALVREAATRAGREVAIMADLQGPKIRVGKFAEGKVQLEQGAKFVLDASRTELGDINGVGLDYKELPRDVKAGDTLLLNDGLIVMTVEKVKGEQVHATVKIGGVLSNNKGINKQGGGLTAPALTAKDMEDIRTAMSFQADYVAVSFPQNASDMEMARQLCNVAGAEFRHKPGLIAKIERAEAIPNLEAICRASDGIMVARGDLAIEVGNAAVPALQKRMIRMARELDKVVITATHMMESMITNPVPTRAEVSDVANAVLDGTDAVMTSAETAAGRYPLETIIEMANICAEAEKAEDVKLDADFTGMTFDRIDQSIAMGALFTAHHLGCKAIVALTDSGSTALWMSRHRIHIPIYALTPKLATQRKMALYRNVRPLLMDTSAERDTALGDAEAHLKKRGIVDSGDIYAITCGEPMGAPGGTNMLKICRVE, encoded by the coding sequence ATGCAGCGCCGCGGCACCAAAATCGTTGCCACCCTTGGCCCCGCTTCCAGCGATCCGGCCTTGCTGGAGCAGATGATCCGCGCCGGCGTCAATTGCGTGCGGCTGAACTTCAGCCACGGCACCGCCCAAGACCACATCGACCGCGCCGCGCTGGTGCGTGAAGCCGCCACCCGCGCCGGCCGCGAGGTCGCCATCATGGCCGACCTGCAGGGCCCGAAAATCCGTGTCGGCAAATTTGCCGAAGGCAAGGTGCAGCTCGAGCAAGGCGCGAAGTTTGTGCTCGACGCGTCCCGCACCGAGCTGGGTGACATCAACGGCGTGGGCCTGGACTACAAGGAGCTGCCGCGCGACGTCAAGGCCGGCGACACTCTGCTGCTCAACGACGGCCTGATTGTCATGACGGTTGAAAAGGTCAAGGGCGAGCAGGTCCATGCGACGGTCAAGATCGGCGGCGTGCTGTCGAACAACAAGGGCATCAACAAGCAGGGCGGCGGCCTGACGGCGCCGGCGCTGACAGCCAAGGACATGGAAGACATCAGGACCGCGATGAGTTTCCAGGCCGACTACGTCGCGGTGAGCTTTCCGCAGAACGCCAGCGACATGGAAATGGCGCGCCAGCTGTGCAATGTGGCCGGCGCCGAATTCCGTCACAAGCCGGGCCTGATCGCCAAGATCGAGCGTGCCGAGGCGATCCCGAACCTGGAAGCCATCTGCCGGGCCAGCGACGGCATCATGGTCGCGCGCGGCGACCTGGCCATCGAGGTCGGCAATGCCGCCGTGCCGGCGCTGCAAAAACGCATGATCCGCATGGCCCGCGAGCTGGACAAGGTGGTCATCACCGCGACCCACATGATGGAATCCATGATCACCAACCCGGTGCCTACCCGCGCCGAGGTCAGCGACGTGGCCAATGCGGTGCTCGACGGCACCGACGCCGTCATGACCTCGGCCGAGACCGCCGCAGGCCGTTATCCGCTGGAGACCATCATCGAGATGGCCAACATCTGCGCCGAAGCCGAAAAAGCCGAGGACGTTAAACTGGACGCCGACTTCACCGGCATGACCTTTGACCGCATTGACCAGTCCATCGCCATGGGTGCCCTGTTCACGGCCCATCACCTGGGCTGCAAGGCCATCGTGGCGCTGACCGACTCGGGCTCGACGGCGCTGTGGATGAGCCGCCACCGCATCCATATCCCCATCTACGCCCTGACGCCCAAACTGGCGACCCAGCGCAAGATGGCGCTGTACCGCAATGTGCGCCCCCTGCTCATGGACACCAGCGCCGAACGCGACACCGCACTCGGCGATGCCGAGGCGCACCTGAAAAAACGCGGGATCGTCGACAGCGGTGATATCTACGCCATCACGTGCGGCGAACCCATGGGCGCGCCGGGCGGCACGAACATGCTGAAGATCTGCCGGGTGGA
- a CDS encoding AzlD domain-containing protein, with translation MNQTDLWTVVTILGMTLMTVITRSFFFLSDKPWTLPGWAQRGLHYAPIAALAAVIVPEMVMTQGHFIATWKDARLFAVIAGTAWYYWRHGVLGTILAGMAVYLPLHMGLNW, from the coding sequence TGGTCACCATCCTCGGCATGACGCTGATGACCGTCATCACGCGCTCCTTCTTTTTCCTCTCGGACAAACCCTGGACATTGCCCGGCTGGGCGCAGCGCGGCCTGCATTACGCGCCCATCGCCGCGCTGGCCGCGGTGATCGTGCCGGAAATGGTCATGACGCAAGGCCATTTCATCGCGACCTGGAAAGACGCGCGGCTGTTTGCCGTAATCGCCGGCACCGCCTGGTATTACTGGCGGCACGGTGTTCTGGGCACCATCCTGGCCGGCATGGCGGTGTACCTGCCGCTGCACATGGGCTTGAATTGGTAG